A region from the uncultured Draconibacterium sp. genome encodes:
- a CDS encoding Crp/Fnr family transcriptional regulator, whose product MDRKKIISRFEHTLSLIDSFDLKNQPVVLKKGELFINYGEKNKKLGILIDGLLYASYLSDSGTEWVSRFFFPPNNFIVSNHRGFVLGKDSSEAIRAYEDSRLIFIEKDEFKNLLDSNHKFERTVRILAEESYIQAMDRIHSFQSLNAEQRIRKFLEEYPELAQKLQRQHIASYLGIHRNILTRILYKL is encoded by the coding sequence ATGGATAGAAAAAAAATAATTTCCCGATTTGAGCACACCCTGAGCCTGATTGATTCTTTTGATTTGAAGAACCAACCGGTAGTGTTAAAAAAAGGGGAGTTGTTTATTAATTATGGCGAGAAGAATAAAAAGCTCGGCATTTTAATTGATGGATTGTTGTACGCCTCCTATCTGTCGGATAGTGGTACTGAATGGGTGTCGCGATTCTTTTTTCCTCCTAATAATTTTATTGTTAGCAACCACCGTGGCTTTGTACTAGGAAAAGATTCATCCGAGGCAATTCGAGCTTACGAAGATTCGAGGCTGATATTTATTGAAAAGGATGAGTTTAAGAATCTACTCGATTCCAATCATAAATTTGAGCGTACCGTGCGAATTCTGGCCGAAGAAAGTTACATACAGGCCATGGATCGTATTCACTCTTTCCAATCGCTAAATGCCGAACAGCGTATTCGTAAATTCCTGGAAGAATACCCCGAATTGGCACAAAAATTACAACGCCAGCATATTGCTTCTTATCTGGGAATCCACCGCAATATTTTAACCCGGATTTTATATAAACTTTAA